A genome region from Tolypothrix sp. PCC 7712 includes the following:
- a CDS encoding S-layer homology domain-containing protein, with the protein MTNTPPDPESSPKTALGFDEFIAVLVAFSTIGAVLFWSLSRKDTSWDFNGLLSLSPKTSATTQQKPVSPSPVPTVQPEADTDVDNLRSPLPAPIVVPSSYPSLVNQAPATSVLLPAEVAPTISPQAQGPVPSSVTVNPEPFSLVTPSKPKLTIPPPIAFNDVPADFWGLGFINVLSSRGIIKGFPDYTFRPNQPVNRAEFAAILQGAFEYKPVKNKLKFKDVTDKSWANTAINQTISAGFLKGYPNQTFQPEQKIPRVQVLVALVSGLNLKTPASPEKILTVYKDAKDIPKYATEKIAAATVNGLVVNYPDSDIFAPNREATRAEVAAMVYQALVKMGRLEKIPSKNIVRVPQ; encoded by the coding sequence ATGACAAATACGCCTCCCGATCCTGAGTCATCCCCAAAAACTGCCCTTGGTTTTGACGAATTTATTGCCGTTCTGGTCGCTTTTAGCACAATTGGCGCGGTTTTATTTTGGTCGTTATCCCGTAAAGATACTAGCTGGGATTTTAACGGTTTACTATCTCTATCCCCAAAAACCTCAGCTACGACTCAGCAAAAACCAGTTTCACCCTCGCCTGTTCCGACAGTACAACCAGAAGCAGATACAGATGTAGATAATTTGCGATCGCCTCTACCTGCACCTATTGTTGTACCTAGCAGCTATCCCTCTCTGGTTAACCAGGCCCCTGCAACCTCAGTTTTATTACCTGCTGAAGTTGCGCCAACTATTTCCCCCCAAGCACAAGGGCCTGTACCATCTTCTGTCACAGTCAATCCCGAACCATTTTCTCTGGTAACTCCCTCAAAACCAAAGTTAACCATCCCGCCACCCATAGCATTTAATGATGTCCCGGCTGATTTTTGGGGTCTGGGTTTTATTAATGTTCTGTCTTCGCGGGGTATTATCAAAGGTTTCCCAGATTATACTTTCCGACCAAATCAACCTGTGAACCGTGCTGAGTTTGCAGCTATATTGCAAGGAGCGTTTGAATATAAGCCAGTTAAGAATAAACTCAAGTTTAAAGATGTCACGGATAAATCTTGGGCAAATACTGCAATTAACCAAACTATTAGTGCAGGATTTTTGAAAGGGTATCCTAACCAAACTTTTCAACCAGAACAAAAGATTCCGCGAGTACAAGTTTTGGTGGCTTTGGTTAGTGGTTTAAATCTCAAAACACCTGCATCACCAGAGAAGATTTTAACAGTATATAAAGATGCTAAAGATATTCCTAAATATGCCACTGAGAAAATAGCAGCTGCTACTGTTAATGGACTAGTTGTTAACTATCCAGATTCGGATATCTTTGCTCCCAACAGAGAAGCTACCCGCGCTGAAGTAGCCGCAATGGTCTATCAAGCTTTAGTCAAAATGGGAAGATTGGAAAAAATTCCATCGAAAAATATTGTCCGTGTACCGCAGTAA
- the uvrA gene encoding excinuclease ABC subunit UvrA, with product MSEQKLAASLNGHLPHKSHNNQNTIRIRGARQHNLKNIDLELPRDRLIVFTGVSGSGKSSLAFDTIFAEGQRRYVESLSAYARQFLGQLDKPDVEAIEGLSPAISIDQKSTSHNPRSTVGTVTEIYDYLRLLFGRAGEPHCPICDRCISPQTIDEMVDRIMDLSDRTRFQILAPVVRGKKGTHRKLLSSLASQGFVRVRVDGEVRELSDSIELDKNFTHTIEVVIDRLIKKDGIQERLVDSLSTCLKLSGGIANIVIGHAQEQSTNDPEEELVFSENFACPEHGAVMEELSPRLFSFNSPYGACPNCHGIGSLKRFSPDLIIPDSDAPVYAAIAPWSEKDNSYYLELLYALGQAHGFELQVQWSKLTAEQQQIVLYGEEATTAAERKQSFKGVIPILQRQYEGGSELIKQKLEDYLIDQPCEVCHGKRLKPEALSVRLGQYKILDLTGVSIRDSRQRIEQLKLSDRQFQIADLVLREIKARLQFLLDVGLDYLTLDRPAMTLSGGEAQRIRLATQIGSGLTGVLYVLDEPSIGLHQRDNGRLLKTLTKLRDLGNTLIVVEHDEETIRAANHIVDIGPGAGIHGGHIVAQGDLQELLTAEDSLTGAYLSGRRVIHTPAERREGNGRSLTIKNAHRNNLRNIDVEIPLGKLVAVTGVSGSGKSTLINELLYPALQHHLTKRVPLPKEIEEIKGLNSVDKAIVIDQSPIGRTPRSNPATYTGVFDVIRDVFSQTVEAKARGYKPGQFSFNVKGGRCEACSGQGVNVIEMNFLPDVYVQCEICKGARYNRETLQVKYKDKTISDVLNMTVEESLDFFQNIPKAVTRLQTLVDVGLGYVQLGQPATTLSGGEAQRVKLATELSRRATGKTLYLIDEPTTGLSFYDVHKLLDVLQRLVDKGNSILVIEHNLDVIRCADWVIDLGPDGGDKGGEVIAVGTPEEVAANSRSYTGEYLRQVLQQYPALKK from the coding sequence TAGGCAGCATAATCTGAAAAATATTGATTTAGAATTACCACGCGATCGCCTGATTGTTTTTACTGGCGTTTCTGGTTCGGGTAAGTCTTCTTTGGCTTTTGATACCATCTTCGCGGAAGGACAACGCCGCTATGTGGAATCTCTCAGCGCCTATGCTCGGCAATTCCTGGGACAATTGGATAAGCCGGATGTGGAGGCGATTGAAGGTTTAAGTCCGGCGATTTCGATTGACCAAAAGTCTACCTCTCATAACCCCCGTTCCACAGTGGGGACGGTGACGGAAATTTACGATTATTTGCGGCTGTTGTTTGGGCGGGCGGGTGAACCCCATTGTCCGATATGCGATCGCTGTATTTCGCCGCAAACCATTGATGAGATGGTAGATCGGATTATGGATTTAAGCGATCGCACTCGCTTTCAAATTCTCGCCCCTGTAGTTAGAGGTAAAAAAGGTACTCACCGCAAACTGTTATCAAGTTTAGCTTCGCAAGGTTTTGTCCGGGTGCGTGTTGATGGTGAAGTCAGAGAATTATCCGATTCCATTGAATTAGACAAGAATTTCACTCACACTATTGAAGTAGTTATCGACCGTTTAATCAAAAAAGATGGCATTCAAGAACGTTTAGTTGATTCACTGTCTACGTGTCTCAAACTATCAGGTGGAATTGCTAATATTGTTATCGGTCATGCTCAAGAACAAAGTACAAATGACCCTGAAGAAGAATTAGTATTTTCCGAGAACTTCGCCTGTCCAGAACATGGGGCAGTAATGGAAGAATTATCACCGCGCTTGTTCTCGTTTAACTCACCTTATGGTGCTTGTCCTAACTGTCATGGAATTGGTAGTTTAAAAAGATTTTCGCCGGATTTAATTATTCCTGATAGCGATGCACCAGTTTATGCTGCTATTGCGCCTTGGTCAGAAAAAGATAATTCTTACTATTTAGAATTGCTCTATGCTTTAGGGCAAGCTCATGGATTTGAATTACAAGTACAGTGGAGTAAATTAACAGCAGAACAGCAACAAATTGTGTTGTATGGAGAAGAAGCAACTACCGCAGCCGAGCGCAAACAGAGCTTCAAAGGTGTAATTCCCATTCTGCAAAGGCAATATGAAGGCGGTTCGGAGTTAATTAAGCAGAAATTAGAAGATTATTTAATCGATCAGCCCTGCGAAGTTTGTCATGGTAAGCGGTTAAAACCGGAAGCTTTATCAGTGCGTTTGGGACAGTACAAAATATTAGATTTAACTGGGGTTTCTATCCGCGATTCTCGCCAGAGAATTGAACAATTAAAATTAAGCGATCGCCAATTTCAAATTGCTGATTTAGTCCTGAGAGAAATTAAAGCCAGATTGCAATTTTTACTGGATGTCGGATTAGATTACCTCACCCTCGACCGTCCCGCCATGACCCTTTCTGGTGGTGAAGCTCAACGTATTCGGCTCGCCACACAAATTGGTTCTGGGTTAACAGGTGTCCTCTACGTTTTAGACGAACCCAGTATAGGTTTACATCAAAGAGATAACGGCAGATTACTCAAAACTTTAACCAAATTACGCGATTTAGGTAATACCTTAATTGTGGTAGAGCATGATGAAGAAACAATTCGTGCAGCGAATCACATTGTTGATATTGGCCCTGGTGCAGGAATTCATGGTGGTCATATTGTCGCCCAAGGTGATTTGCAGGAATTACTAACAGCAGAAGATTCTTTAACAGGTGCTTATTTATCAGGAAGGCGCGTAATTCATACACCAGCCGAACGCCGTGAAGGAAACGGTCGGAGTTTGACAATTAAAAACGCCCATCGCAATAATCTGCGAAATATTGATGTCGAAATTCCTTTGGGTAAACTTGTCGCTGTCACGGGTGTTTCTGGTTCAGGAAAATCAACTTTAATTAATGAATTACTTTACCCAGCATTACAACACCATTTAACAAAGAGAGTTCCTTTACCCAAAGAAATAGAGGAAATTAAAGGATTAAATTCTGTTGATAAAGCCATTGTTATTGACCAATCCCCTATTGGTAGAACCCCACGTTCTAACCCTGCAACTTACACAGGTGTTTTTGATGTCATTCGTGATGTCTTTTCCCAAACAGTAGAAGCCAAAGCGAGAGGTTATAAACCCGGACAATTTTCTTTTAACGTTAAAGGTGGACGTTGCGAAGCTTGTAGCGGACAGGGTGTAAATGTCATAGAAATGAACTTTTTACCTGATGTTTATGTGCAATGTGAAATCTGTAAAGGTGCAAGATATAACCGTGAAACATTGCAGGTGAAGTACAAAGATAAAACCATTTCCGACGTTCTCAACATGACAGTTGAAGAAAGTTTAGACTTTTTTCAAAACATCCCCAAAGCTGTTACCCGCTTACAAACTTTAGTTGATGTTGGCTTAGGTTATGTTCAATTAGGTCAACCAGCTACCACCTTATCTGGTGGCGAAGCACAGCGCGTAAAATTAGCCACAGAATTATCTCGTCGCGCCACAGGTAAGACACTTTATTTAATTGATGAACCTACAACAGGTTTATCTTTTTATGATGTACATAAATTGCTAGATGTATTGCAACGTTTGGTAGACAAAGGCAATTCAATTTTAGTAATTGAACACAATTTAGATGTCATTCGTTGCGCTGACTGGGTAATAGATTTAGGCCCAGATGGTGGCGATAAAGGTGGAGAAGTAATTGCAGTAGGAACACCAGAAGAAGTTGCAGCAAATTCCCGTTCTTACACTGGCGAATATTTGCGTCAGGTATTGCAGCAGTATCCAGCTTTGAAGAAGTAA
- a CDS encoding pentapeptide repeat-containing protein yields the protein MKLQLLAALALATPLFFTGAVKADNPQDLQKLLSTGECVGCNLRGANLSSAHLIGADLRDANLQNANLSGANLEGADLTGANLSGANLTSAYITNVNLKQANLDNANLTRAKVYDSNVYRASMDNLTLTDAEIYHTGIGIGGEDAVEIPDWK from the coding sequence ATGAAACTCCAGCTATTAGCGGCATTAGCCTTAGCGACTCCCCTGTTTTTTACTGGTGCAGTAAAAGCTGATAATCCGCAAGACTTGCAAAAGTTGTTGAGCACTGGGGAATGTGTAGGGTGTAATCTCCGAGGAGCCAACCTTAGTAGCGCTCATTTGATTGGTGCTGATTTAAGAGATGCAAATCTTCAAAATGCTAATCTTAGCGGCGCTAACCTTGAGGGTGCAGATCTCACGGGTGCAAACTTGTCAGGCGCTAACTTAACTTCAGCTTACATAACCAATGTGAATTTAAAGCAAGCCAATCTTGATAATGCCAATTTGACTCGCGCTAAAGTTTACGATTCCAATGTATATCGCGCTTCAATGGATAATCTGACTCTTACTGATGCAGAAATTTATCATACTGGTATCGGCATTGGTGGTGAAGACGCAGTAGAAATTCCTGATTGGAAATAG
- a CDS encoding sensor histidine kinase, translating to MELLYNFFSSGNFIPHGHCYLWKPELVWLHILANTLIALSYYSIPLTLIYFVRKRDDIPFKVIFLLFGAFIISCGTTHLMEVWTLWHPVYWLSGAMKAITALISLYTAITLIPLVPQALALPSPAQLEAAYMALKDENAERQRVEQELRQYKETLEELVEQRTAELAKTNEQLQQEIVQRQQSQEKMAELLKAVKSANQDLNDFAYVVSHDLKAPLRGISSLSEWLLSDYGDQFDDEGQELVRLLISRVKKMYALIDGILQYSRAGSYREEKTQVNLNDVVRDVIDLLAPPENIQIEIISTLPIISAETTRIKQIFQNLFSNAIKFIDKPQGRIIINCTEDNSYWQFIVADNGPGIEEKYFTKIFQMFQKLSNDDNSDSTGIGLSLVKKIVELYGGTVWVESEVGQGSKFFFTLRK from the coding sequence GTGGAATTGCTTTATAATTTCTTCTCCTCAGGGAATTTCATTCCACATGGCCATTGTTACCTGTGGAAACCAGAGTTAGTTTGGTTGCATATCTTAGCTAACACTCTCATTGCACTTTCTTACTACTCAATTCCCCTCACACTCATATATTTTGTTCGTAAAAGAGATGACATTCCATTTAAAGTAATTTTTCTATTATTTGGAGCTTTTATCATTTCTTGTGGAACCACACATTTGATGGAAGTGTGGACGCTTTGGCACCCTGTTTATTGGCTATCTGGTGCAATGAAAGCTATCACTGCACTAATTTCTTTATATACAGCAATTACTCTTATACCTCTAGTTCCCCAAGCGCTAGCTCTCCCCAGTCCTGCACAATTGGAAGCTGCATATATGGCTTTAAAAGATGAAAATGCAGAACGACAGCGAGTCGAGCAAGAGTTGAGACAATACAAAGAAACCTTAGAAGAATTAGTAGAACAACGCACTGCTGAACTAGCTAAAACTAATGAGCAACTCCAACAAGAAATTGTTCAACGTCAGCAATCTCAAGAAAAAATGGCTGAATTATTAAAAGCTGTAAAAAGTGCCAATCAAGATTTAAATGATTTTGCTTATGTAGTTTCTCACGATTTGAAAGCACCTCTGCGGGGAATTAGTTCATTATCGGAATGGTTGTTAAGTGATTATGGCGATCAATTTGATGATGAGGGACAAGAATTAGTCAGATTGCTCATTAGTAGAGTCAAAAAAATGTACGCTCTCATCGATGGAATTTTACAATATTCCCGCGCTGGTAGTTATCGAGAGGAAAAGACCCAAGTTAATTTAAATGATGTGGTGAGAGATGTAATCGATTTACTTGCGCCACCAGAAAATATTCAAATAGAGATTATAAGTACATTACCAATTATTAGCGCTGAAACAACAAGAATCAAACAAATTTTTCAAAATTTATTCAGTAATGCTATTAAATTTATCGATAAGCCACAAGGTAGAATAATTATTAATTGTACTGAAGATAATAGTTATTGGCAGTTTATTGTTGCTGATAATGGCCCGGGTATTGAAGAAAAGTATTTTACAAAAATTTTTCAAATGTTTCAGAAATTATCTAATGATGATAATTCAGATAGTACGGGAATCGGTTTATCTTTGGTCAAGAAAATTGTAGAGCTATATGGCGGTACAGTTTGGGTAGAATCGGAAGTGGGTCAAGGTAGCAAGTTCTTTTTTACGTTGAGGAAATAG
- a CDS encoding alpha/beta fold hydrolase yields the protein MTAVVQPTWTHEYITTNGVRLHYVNQGEGPLMLMLHGFPEFWYSWRYQIPEFAKDFKVVALDLRGYNDSDKPEDKSAYVMAKFVKDVKGVIEGLGYEKCVLVGHDWGGAIAWNFAYTHPEMLDKLIILNLPHPAKFSQGLRNPQQMLKSSYMAFFQLPWLPEFAIQMGNYAPIEATFKGMAVDKNAFSQADIDAYKNAAAKPGALTAMLNYYRNIFDQKLLQENWGILQVPTLMIWGEDDTALGKELSYGTEAYVQYFQIKYIPHCSHWVQQEKPDLVNQYMRDFLSI from the coding sequence ATGACTGCTGTAGTTCAACCCACTTGGACACATGAATATATCACTACTAATGGCGTGAGATTGCACTATGTCAACCAAGGCGAAGGCCCTTTGATGTTGATGTTACATGGATTTCCAGAGTTTTGGTATTCCTGGCGGTATCAAATACCAGAATTCGCCAAAGATTTTAAAGTCGTTGCTCTGGATTTACGCGGTTATAACGATAGCGATAAACCAGAAGACAAATCTGCTTATGTAATGGCTAAATTTGTCAAAGATGTTAAGGGGGTAATTGAAGGTTTAGGATACGAAAAATGTGTATTAGTCGGACATGATTGGGGAGGTGCGATCGCCTGGAATTTCGCATATACTCATCCAGAGATGTTAGACAAGCTAATTATCCTCAATCTGCCACATCCGGCAAAATTTTCTCAAGGTTTACGCAATCCGCAACAAATGCTCAAAAGCTCTTATATGGCATTTTTTCAGTTACCTTGGTTACCAGAATTCGCTATTCAAATGGGAAATTATGCCCCAATTGAAGCAACTTTTAAAGGTATGGCAGTTGACAAAAATGCTTTTAGCCAAGCAGATATTGACGCTTATAAAAATGCTGCGGCCAAACCTGGTGCCCTTACTGCAATGCTCAATTATTATCGCAACATTTTCGACCAGAAACTCTTACAAGAAAATTGGGGAATCTTGCAAGTTCCGACGCTGATGATTTGGGGCGAAGATGATACAGCACTGGGTAAAGAACTGAGTTATGGTACAGAAGCCTACGTCCAATATTTTCAAATTAAATACATTCCTCACTGTAGCCATTGGGTACAGCAAGAAAAACCAGATTTAGTCAATCAGTATATGCGTGATTTTTTAAGCATTTAA
- a CDS encoding DUF1206 domain-containing protein: MTQHLMDRPSLWVERLGRFGYASKGIVYAIVGLLAAQVAFGTGGKTTDTKGALQTLVEQPFGQILLALVAIGLIGYVLWRFVEAIKDPEHKGNDAKGLAQRISYAINGFIYAGLAYSAVQILLGSSNSGNSNSTQDWTARLLSQPFGQWLVGTGGAFVIGLGFYQFYKAYSTKFQREFNLSQLSHQERKWMIGICRFGLVARGIVFCIIGWFFIQAATQSNAQAAGGLDEALQTLAQQPYGPWLLGFVALGLIAYGIYMAIKARYSQLVVN, translated from the coding sequence ATGACACAACATCTGATGGATCGCCCATCATTATGGGTAGAAAGATTAGGCAGATTTGGTTATGCTTCTAAAGGAATAGTTTATGCTATCGTTGGTTTACTAGCAGCACAAGTGGCTTTTGGTACAGGTGGCAAAACAACTGATACTAAAGGTGCTTTACAAACACTTGTAGAACAACCTTTTGGACAAATTTTACTGGCTTTGGTAGCAATTGGTTTAATTGGATATGTACTTTGGCGCTTTGTCGAGGCTATTAAAGATCCAGAACATAAAGGTAATGATGCTAAAGGTTTAGCACAGAGAATTAGTTATGCAATCAATGGTTTTATATATGCAGGTCTAGCTTATAGTGCTGTGCAAATTCTCTTGGGTTCTAGCAATAGTGGTAATAGTAACTCCACTCAAGATTGGACAGCACGCCTACTTTCTCAACCTTTTGGACAATGGTTAGTAGGAACTGGCGGCGCGTTCGTTATTGGTTTAGGTTTTTATCAATTTTATAAAGCTTATAGTACTAAGTTTCAAAGAGAATTCAATCTATCTCAGTTGAGTCATCAAGAACGTAAGTGGATGATTGGTATATGTCGCTTTGGTTTAGTCGCCCGGGGAATTGTATTCTGCATTATTGGCTGGTTTTTTATTCAAGCTGCAACACAATCTAACGCTCAAGCTGCGGGAGGCTTGGATGAGGCGTTACAGACTTTGGCACAACAACCCTATGGCCCTTGGCTTTTAGGCTTTGTAGCATTGGGTTTAATTGCTTATGGTATTTATATGGCCATTAAAGCGCGGTATAGTCAGCTAGTCGTGAATTAA
- a CDS encoding CAAD domain-containing protein, with translation MPEPEYTETKSSETTMTDINNQTGTITKLQPPAQSQEQWLKYGEQISGFLGTLPEYLGSFFNQYKQPLISVGLIVGAIVAVRVLLAILDSLNDIPLVAPTFELIGIGYSAWFVYRYLLKASTRKELTNEITTLKSQVVGKSVSE, from the coding sequence ATGCCAGAACCGGAATACACAGAAACCAAGTCCTCAGAGACCACGATGACAGATATCAACAACCAAACAGGAACCATAACCAAGCTCCAGCCTCCCGCGCAGTCCCAAGAACAATGGCTCAAGTACGGAGAACAGATTTCAGGCTTTTTAGGCACACTCCCTGAATATCTGGGTAGCTTCTTCAATCAATACAAGCAGCCGTTGATTTCCGTAGGTTTAATTGTAGGCGCAATTGTTGCTGTTAGGGTACTTTTGGCGATATTAGACTCTTTGAACGATATTCCTTTGGTAGCGCCTACCTTTGAATTGATCGGTATTGGTTACTCAGCCTGGTTTGTTTACCGTTATTTACTCAAAGCTTCAACTCGGAAAGAGTTAACCAACGAAATTACAACTCTGAAATCACAGGTTGTTGGCAAAAGCGTTTCCGAGTAA
- a CDS encoding glycoside hydrolase family 10 protein, whose protein sequence is MSLIETRGVWLTNTDSKVLKSQQRIAEAMDFLAETGFNVVFPVVWNKGVTLYRSPTMQQTFGVEIDPSFASRDPLAEVVAQARRVGLKVIPWFEYGFASSYNLNGGMLLQTKPEWAARDRDGKLLKKNGFEWMNALDPQVQEFLLSLVREVVQNYDVDGIQGDDRFPALPSEGGYDEGTIARYRQQFNQNPPQNPKDSQWLKWRADILTEFLARLYQEVKSINPNLIVSMSPNIYDWGFKEYLQDSATWLNRGIVDMIHPQIYRRDFQIYKCIVNKLISEQFTDATLPKLAPGVLMKLGTYCITPEHLLKVINCNRKRGINGEVFFFYEGLRENNNALGQLLRNGPYAQPASFPTLADLTVSRADSRNTLSIWQKLVRFFRNLF, encoded by the coding sequence ATGAGCTTAATAGAAACACGTGGTGTCTGGCTGACTAATACCGATAGTAAAGTACTCAAGTCACAGCAACGCATTGCTGAGGCAATGGATTTTCTGGCTGAGACAGGATTTAATGTTGTATTTCCTGTGGTTTGGAATAAAGGTGTCACCCTGTATCGCAGTCCAACGATGCAGCAAACATTTGGGGTAGAAATTGACCCCAGTTTTGCTAGTCGTGACCCTTTAGCGGAAGTAGTTGCACAAGCGCGGCGGGTTGGATTGAAAGTTATTCCTTGGTTTGAATACGGCTTTGCAAGTTCTTATAACCTGAATGGTGGAATGTTGTTGCAAACAAAACCGGAATGGGCAGCGCGCGATCGCGATGGTAAACTACTCAAGAAAAATGGCTTTGAGTGGATGAATGCCCTTGACCCACAAGTGCAAGAATTTTTATTGAGCTTAGTACGGGAAGTTGTGCAGAATTATGATGTTGATGGCATTCAAGGCGATGATCGCTTTCCTGCATTACCATCTGAAGGTGGTTATGATGAGGGTACAATCGCACGTTATCGTCAGCAGTTTAACCAAAATCCGCCACAAAACCCTAAAGATAGTCAATGGTTAAAATGGCGTGCGGATATTCTGACAGAATTTTTAGCACGTCTCTATCAAGAAGTTAAAAGTATTAATCCTAATTTAATTGTGTCGATGTCTCCCAATATTTATGATTGGGGATTTAAAGAGTATTTACAAGATTCAGCTACCTGGCTAAATCGTGGCATTGTGGACATGATTCACCCACAAATTTACCGCCGTGATTTCCAAATTTACAAATGTATTGTTAATAAGTTGATTTCTGAACAATTTACAGATGCAACTTTACCCAAGTTAGCACCAGGAGTTTTAATGAAGCTTGGTACTTACTGTATTACTCCTGAACATCTTCTGAAAGTAATTAACTGCAATCGTAAACGCGGTATTAACGGAGAAGTCTTCTTTTTTTATGAAGGTTTAAGAGAAAATAATAATGCTTTAGGTCAATTATTACGGAATGGCCCCTATGCTCAACCTGCGTCATTTCCGACTTTAGCTGATTTGACAGTAAGTCGTGCGGATAGCAGAAATACATTATCAATTTGGCAGAAGTTGGTAAGATTTTTTAGAAACCTTTTCTAA
- a CDS encoding GIY-YIG nuclease family protein — protein sequence MATETNIPLLATLDYVNYIDDHGQIPEQFQGKIGVYAIFDQDKVLQFVGYSRDVYVSLKQHLVRQPQQCYFVKVQTIDRPSRAILENIEQAWIAENGTVPLGNSDRKAEWTTAINAKAMMTAAEQENYQNPVNDELAQMKILKNVARRVEAEILAILESRGLQTPIRFNPKLKEEGLLDLK from the coding sequence ATGGCTACTGAAACAAATATTCCGTTGTTGGCGACGCTAGATTATGTCAATTACATAGATGATCATGGGCAAATACCTGAACAGTTTCAAGGTAAAATTGGAGTCTATGCCATTTTTGACCAAGACAAAGTACTGCAATTCGTTGGCTACTCTCGCGATGTTTACGTTAGCCTCAAGCAGCATTTAGTACGTCAGCCGCAACAATGCTACTTTGTCAAAGTTCAAACTATTGACCGTCCCAGCCGCGCTATTTTAGAAAATATTGAGCAGGCTTGGATTGCAGAAAATGGTACTGTGCCATTGGGAAATAGCGATCGCAAAGCCGAATGGACAACCGCCATCAATGCGAAAGCGATGATGACAGCCGCAGAACAGGAAAATTATCAAAATCCTGTCAATGATGAATTGGCACAGATGAAAATCTTGAAAAATGTCGCACGGCGAGTTGAAGCGGAGATTTTAGCGATATTGGAAAGCCGGGGTTTACAAACGCCGATTCGCTTCAATCCCAAGTTGAAGGAAGAAGGATTGCTGGATTTGAAATAA
- a CDS encoding DUF2358 domain-containing protein, translated as MQVEQVIEILKQDLPTLFEKDISYDIYTQNIYFRDPVNKFKYKFNYRIIFWTLRFHAQLFFTQIYFDLHEVYQSAEDTILAKWTVRGILRVPWKAKIFFNGYSTYKLNSDNLIYEHIDTWDRKPSEILRQFIEKGGDN; from the coding sequence ATGCAGGTAGAACAGGTAATTGAGATTCTCAAACAAGATTTACCAACTCTGTTTGAAAAAGATATTTCTTATGATATCTATACGCAGAATATTTACTTTCGCGATCCAGTCAATAAATTTAAATATAAATTCAACTATCGGATTATATTTTGGACGTTAAGATTTCACGCGCAGCTATTTTTTACGCAAATTTATTTTGATTTACATGAAGTCTATCAGTCAGCCGAGGATACGATTCTAGCTAAGTGGACAGTGAGAGGTATATTGCGTGTTCCCTGGAAAGCGAAGATATTTTTTAATGGTTATTCCACCTATAAGCTCAATTCAGATAATTTAATATATGAGCATATTGATACTTGGGATAGAAAACCCAGTGAGATTTTGCGACAGTTTATAGAAAAAGGCGGAGATAATTAA